In one Colletotrichum destructivum chromosome 2, complete sequence genomic region, the following are encoded:
- a CDS encoding Putative Ecd family protein codes for MAGPQQGRPTSNGDDDADVNNTQILSENCVRYCIFLIDSNAQSDQRKHLSRLEDLRKSALELTNRLTADYIWQKGSLTLDVVTSEGLTFLQGTTDYADAIEDEWLIVYVLRELSKTHPTAWVRVFDVDGEFLLIEAANVLPRWLSPETDFNRVWINNGRLRIIPQPSESGSKSMLLTLPDAVRIIKTAADSLVLSDLIEAEAFYRLEKYPGQIQNSLHHSLVTVPRRLAHVLHLSPKAVAPAVESFYLRDALDLRALLSRVNDLQFPPKDLVTLSVKFTRVLFAQLISQRFDPPVPWAGLIQQAKGTELKRLEIGMKLTCGFEIMMNNIGKIDSRHAREAGIIVEDLKEDGDSVLPADEDIRTWKDAFREDDESWMDINYEDFENELSGRRKNENCSRPKSGFGDAATQADLRKIVSRFEAFLNDESAGLDGAEVDEMDMDDDDDDDESNGDDEEDKAVSFDEVEFSRMMREMMGLAPAEPGTTSTSSESAATANNTIQPGLGEHMEEEPDDEELQKLASQLEAELNAHGALRLSQPRNKVSTLEDKGKGKEKAPVGSRNMSATADHVATDDEDEDDGDNGEVDIDYNLAKNLLESFKGQAGMPGPTGNILGMMGLQLPRDEDDNDTGSNEK; via the exons ATGGCTGGGCCGCAGCAAGGGCGACCAACGAGTaacggtgacgacgacgctgacgTCAACAACACTCAAATACTGTCGGAAAACTGTGTTCGGTATTGCATTTTCCTAATCGACTCCAACGCCCAGAGTGACCAGAGAAAACATCTCTCTCGTCTTGAAGACTTGCGCAAATCGGCCTTGGAGCTCACAAACCGCCTAACAGCGGACTACATTTGGCAAAAGGGCTCTCTCACACTTGATGTGGTTACCTCCGAAG GCCTAACCTTCCTACAAGGGACAACCGACTACGCAGACGCCATCGAAGACGAATGGTTGATAGTCTACGTCCTCAGAGAACTCTCCAAAACCCACCCAACTGCCTGGGTGCGCGTATTCGACGTAGATGGAGAGTTCCTACTGATAGAAGCAGCCAATGTTCTTCCAAGATGGTTGAGCCCAGAGACGGACTTCAATCGCGTCTGGATTAACAACGGCCGCCTTCGTATCATCCCGCAACCATCTGAGTCAGGCTCAAAGTCGATGCTACTGACGTTGCCGGATGCCGTGCGCATCATCAAAACTGCCGCCGACTCGCTGGTTCTCTCAGATCTAATCGAGGCTGAGGCATTCTATCGCCTCGAAAAGTATCCTGGTCAGATTCAGAACTCTTTGCACCACTCTCTCGTCACAGTCCCTCGAAGACTGGCTCACGTTCTCCACCTGAGCCCCAAGGCTGTCGCTCCGGCTGTGGAATCATTCTATCTTCGTGATGCTTTGGACCTGAGGGCACTTTTGTCTCGAGTCAATGATCTTCAATTTCCTCCGAAAGATCTTGTCACGCTAAGTGTGAAATTCACCCGGGTGTTGTTTGCTCAGCTCATATCCCAGAGGTTCGATCCTCCTGTCCCATGGGCTGGTCTGATTCAGCAAGCAAAGGGCACGGAACTAAAGCGCCTGGAAATCGGCATGAAACTCACGTGCGGATTTGAAATCATGATGAACAACATTGGCAAAATCGACAGTCGCCATGCACGAGAGGCAGGTATCATTGTCGAGGATCTCAAAGAGGATGGGGACTCGGTGCTTCCTGCGGATGAAGACATTCGAACATGGAAAGATGCTTTtcgagaagacgacgagtCGTGGATGGATATCAACTACGAGGATTTCGAAAATGAGCTGTCGGGACGACGTAAGAATGAAAATTGCAGCCGGCCGAAGTCTGGATTTGGGGATGCTGCGACGCAGGCAGACCTGCGGAAGATTGTTTCTCGGTTTGAGGCCTTTTTGAACGACGAAAGCGCAGGactcgatggcgccgaggtcgacgagatggacatggacgatgatgatgacgatgatgagagcaacggcgacgacgaagaggacaaGGCGGTCAGCTTTGACGAGGTAGAGTTCTCTCGAATGATGAGGGAGATGATGGGATTGGCACCGGCCGAGCCTGGTACCACATCAACATCAAGTGAGTCGGCTGCAACAGCAAACAATACCATACAACCAGGGCTGGGAGAGCACATGGAGGAGGAAcccgacgatgaagagctCCAGAAGCTAGCTTCTCAGCTGGAAGCAGAGCTCAATGCACACGGCGCTCTTAGGTTGAGCCAGCCGCGGAACAAGGTTTCTACGCTTGAGGACAAGGGCAAaggcaaggagaaggcccCTGTTGGCTCGAGGAACATGTCGGCGACAGCTGACCATGTGGCtaccgacgacgaagatgaggacgatggcgacaaCGGAGAAGTTGACATTGATTACAACCTGGCGAAGAACCTTCTTGAAAGCTTCAAGGGACAAGCAGGCATGCCAGGCCCTACTGGCAACATCCTAGGCATGATGGGACTGCAGCTCCCgcgagacgaggacgacaacgacactGGAAGCAATGAGAAATGA